In the Roseimicrobium gellanilyticum genome, TCCGTTCACCTCACATGGCCCAATCTTGACTATCGCGGGGCGTTGGAACAACCTGCGGGCCACATCGCACAGGAAGGCCGCATCCCTCAGAATTCGTTCCGACATGCCGCAGAAGCACCCATCACGCGCCAGCGAGCACTTTAGGAAGTTAACCAGGACCATTGCATTCGCGGCGGGCTTTGCATTGGGATGTTCAGTTTGAAGTAGGTAAACTTTGGCTCAGATAAAACAGAACAGTGAGGGTTGGGATGCGGGGACTGCCGACAGTGATGTAGAAAGCGCAGGCGGTTTAACATTCAGGGTCTTACCAACACACGAGCGTTCATAGCCGAGAAGCTATCTGTGCTTCATCTTTTCCAAATGGGTTGGCACAGCCAATGCCATTGGTTGGCCTGTGCGTTCATTAGAGTGACTGCACTTCTAACAATAGTTGGCACGAGCCTGCTGTGGGTCGTCACTTTTCAAAGATTGAAAATACTGCCGGATTTGGTGAAAAGCCCACAGCTTCATCTGCCGTTACTAACAAGAAAAATTCCTGTTCCTCAAGAATGGTGTGATCTACGAAGACGCGATATGCCTCAGGTTCCCTGCTTAGAATCGTTTGGAGCACCCCTAAAAACTTTGGACTCCAAAGCTTCTTTGAGGAGAGTTGGATACCCAATGAGCGGGCAAGTGGACCATCATCGTTCATTGTGAAATCTGCTTCACCATACTGATCGTGGATACCTATGGTCAGGAGCGCTGCCTGCACTCGGGCGTGGACAGCCCAATATTCCTTAGCGAATCGCTCCCGTGTCAGAGTCTCGCCAAGCAACGGCGGGTTGAATGCCGCCTCCATCATGCCCCGGAGTTCGGCCTCGGAAATCGGTCGAATGATGCCTCTCATGATTTTAGATCTACCACATGTTACTTGCTTATCCAATTGAGGAATGAATCAGAACGAGCCTCATCCACTTTCTTTTGCTCCTCGGGTGTATTTCCCTCAAGGGAACCCCACCTGTAGCGCTGCGTGCGTAGCGCCTCTTTTCGCGGAACACCAGCGTCAATATCCCGATCGTATTCTTCAATCGAGTCTTTTGCTTGCGCGGCACTCCCAGCCAGCCCGATAACTCCCAACATTCTGCCTCCCAGTCTCCCAATACGGGCTAACACACCAACCTTAGCAGCTCCGCGCTCGGCAGCCAAAAAACCTTTTGACCACCTCGAAATCTCGATGGGTGTTTTCCTTCCCTCCACATATTGTTAAAGGTTCGAATGTAATCGTCAGGCGCATTATCCACCTCTTGAATCAATGCCTTTGCGAACTCAACTGCATCTTTCCCAGTTCCAGTGGGCTTAAGCCCCAATTTCTCAGCCTTGTCCAAAAAGGCTTCCTTTAGTGCTCTATAGCGTCGACTGTATTCGCCGGCTCCAACACCGTTGTGGTCTTTACATTCAATCAGGGCATCTTTGGCGATATCAAGATCCTTTCCGTCGATTCTAATACTATCACCATTCAGGAGACGCTTAACATCCTTGCTAAGTCGCTGGTCATCGCGCGTGTCTGCAAACGGGGCTTTATGATGGCCAACGCCCGACTTTCGCGTGATATCGTCCTCAGCTAATCCCTTTGGATCAAACTTGCTCCACGGATTCTGCCTGACATACGCATAAAGGTTTGGGCCATCCACAAACCCCGCTGGATCTTTGCTCATCCAAACTCCCGTCTCTAATTCACGGTAGCGGAACCCTTCGTTGAGCAGGCCAGTGGGGTCTTCTTCCTTGGTGTTGGCTCGCTGGCGGTCGGCATTGCTGCCGGTTTCCACCGGGCGCTTGCCGTAGGCTTCGTAGCTGGCCGTCCAGGTAAGGTCGCCGGTGCTGTCGCTCTGGGCCACCACG is a window encoding:
- a CDS encoding RHS repeat domain-containing protein, with the protein product SSVHSYAYDYRTRRITRSEPGSNPVAMTFSGGLSVAEFEVTDPGTGTLNTQPTVEYQRGPDMGGGVGGLLYSLRSGTPKFNLSNGRGDVVAQSDSTGDLTWTASYEAYGKRPVETGSNADRQRANTKEEDPTGLLNEGFRYRELETGVWMSKDPAGFVDGPNLYAYVRQNPWSKFDPKGLAEDDITRKSGVGHHKAPFADTRDDQRLSKDVKRLLNGDSIRIDGKDLDIAKDALIECKDHNGVGAGEYSRRYRALKEAFLDKAEKLGLKPTGTGKDAVEFAKALIQEVDNAPDDYIRTFNNMWREGKHPSRFRGGQKVFWLPSAELLRLVC